The following are encoded in a window of Panicum virgatum strain AP13 chromosome 5N, P.virgatum_v5, whole genome shotgun sequence genomic DNA:
- the LOC120676861 gene encoding uncharacterized protein LOC120676861, giving the protein MSTILVQKYRVLIPKELSMSSTSLYGEAVRLKLHYLLGSHTSCGLEVYEPAALGSKKYGIPIKINEYISYLFLKIVFAAPLFMPACPYSPVIRVISIYKQ; this is encoded by the exons ATGAGCACCATTTTGGTTCAGAAATACAGAGTTCTCATTCCAAAGGAGTTGAGCATGAGCTCTACAAGTTTATACGGTGAAGCAGTAAGACTGAAACTGCATTATTTGCTTGGAAGTCACACATCTTGTGGTTTGGAGGTCTATGAACCGGCAGCGCTGG GTAGCAAGAAATATGGCATTCCGATCAAGATCAATGAATATATTTCATATTTGTTTCTCAAGATCGTCTTTGCAGCTCCATTGTTCATGCCGGCATGCCCCTACTCTCCTGTCATTAGAGTTATATCGATTTACAAGCA ATGA
- the LOC120672152 gene encoding calvin cycle protein CP12-2, chloroplastic-like, whose translation MASTVASLSTPAAAFAATDVVPRRKIAGRVWFPVARRVGFAVRSSGPGTPPGISDKVSESIKKAEETCADEKVSGECAAAWDEVEELSAAASHARDKLKENSDPLENYCKENPETDECRIYDN comes from the coding sequence ATGGCGTCGACGGTGGCGAGCCTCTctaccccggcggcggcctttgCGGCCACAGACGTAGTCCCGAGGAGGAAGATCGCCGGCCGCGTCTGGTTCCCCGTGGCGCGCCGCGTCGGCTTCGCGGTGAGGTCGAGCGGGCCGGGGAcgccgccggggatctcggacAAGGTGTCAGAGAGCATCAAGAAGGCGGAGGAGACGTGCGCGGACGAGAAGGTCTCCGGAGAgtgcgcggcggcgtgggacgaggtggaggagctcagcGCCGCGGCGAGCCACGCCCGGGACAAGCTCAAGGAGAACAGCGACCCGTTGGAGAACTACTGCAAGGAGAACCCCGAGACCGACGAGTGCCGCATCTACGACAACTAG
- the LOC120676860 gene encoding putative L-cysteine desulfhydrase 1, whose translation MATAPHGGQEVTVDNGDAAAKRPRALITEAEIRAEFAHHDGAVARVNNGTFGCCPATVLAARARWQRLFLAQPDAFYFHALQPGLARSRAAVAAAAGAGGAPEVSLVDNATTAAAIVMQHVAWSFAEGAFAHGDAVLMLHYTYSSVKKSIHAYAARAGAAVVEVPLPFPVASPAAVVAEFRAALARAKAGGRAVRLAVIDHITSMPSVLIPVKELVAICRDQGVDKVFVDAAHAIGQVPVDVRDIGADFYTSNLHKWFFCPSAVAFLHIRKDEPIAGQLHHPVVSSEYGNGLPMESAWIGVRDYSAQLVVPDAVDFMSRFEGGIEGISRRNHDKVIEMGTMLAEAWGTFLGSPPEMCGSMVMVGLPGCLGIDSDDDAMRLRGMLRNDFKVEVPIFNNSRSVEGQEEMAKDANGDQVTGYVRISHQVYNVREEYEVLRDAVNKLVLDGFSCSKLRPSAKVLSH comes from the coding sequence ATGGCCACGGCTCCACACGGCGGTCAAGAAGTGACGGTCGACAACGGGGACGCCGCGGCGAAGCGCCCCCGCGCGCTGATCACGGAGGCCGAGATCCGCGCCGAGTTCGCGCACCACGACGGCGCCGTGGCCCGCGTCAACAACGGCACCTTCGGCTGCTGCCCGGCCACGGTcctcgcggcgcgcgcgcggtggcAGCGCCTGTTCCTCGCGCAGCCCGACGCGTTCTACTTCCACGCCCTCCAGCCGGGGCTCGCCcgctcgcgcgccgccgtcgccgccgccgccggggcgggcGGCGCCCCCGAGGTCTCCCTCGTTGACAAcgccaccacggcggcggccatcgtCATGCAGCACGTGGCGTGGAGCTTCGCCGAGGGCGCCTTCGCGCACGGCGACGCCGTGCTCATGCTCCACTACACCTACAGTTCCGTCAAGAAGTCCATCCACGCGtacgccgcccgcgccggcgccgccgtcgtcgaggTGCCGCTCCCGTTCCCCGTCGCGTCcccggccgccgtcgtcgccgagttccgcgccgcgctcgcgcgcgccAAGGCCGGGGGCCGCGCCGTCCGCCTCGCCGTCATCGACCACATCACCTCCATGCCCAGCGTCCTCATCCCCGTCAAGGAGCTCGTCGCCATCTGCCGCGACCAGGGCGTCGACAAGGTCTTCGTCGACGCCGCGCACGCCATCGGCCAGGTCCCCGTCGACGTGCGCGACATCGGGGCCGACTTCTACACCAGCAACCTCCACAAGTGGTTCTTCTGCCCGTCCGCCGTCGCCTTCCTGCACATCCGCAAGGACGAACCCATAGCCgggcagctccaccaccccgTCGTGTCCAGCGAGTACGGCAACGGGCTGCCCATGGAGAGCGCCTGGATCGGGGTGCGGGATTACAGCGCCCAGCTCGTTGTGCCTGACGCCGTTGACTTCATGAGCCGCTTCGAGGGGGGCATCGAGGGGATAAGCagacgcaaccatgacaaggtCATCGAGATGGGCACGATGCTCGCCGAGGCATGGGGAACGTTTCTTGGCTCGCCGCCGGAAATGTGCGGAAGCATGGTCATGGTCGGCCTGCCAGGTTGCCTTGGCATCGACAGCGACGATGACGCGATGAGATTGAGGGGCATGTTGAGGAACGATTTCAAAGTCGAGGTGCCAATATTCAACAACTCGAGAAGTGTTGAAGGACAAGAAGAGATGGCCAAGGACGCCAACGGCGATCAAGTGACAGGGTATGTGAGAATCTCACATCAGGTGTACAATGTCAGGGAGGAGTATGAGGTCCTCAGGGATGCGGTCAACaagcttgttcttgatggtttcTCCTGCAGCAAGCTGAGACCTTCTGCCAAGGTGCTATCTCACTGA